TCTATCGGGCCCGTCCGGAAATCAATGCCATTCTGCATACGCATCCGCTCTATTCCATGGTATTTGCCGTATTGGCCGAACCAATCCCTCTGATCTTAGAGGAAGCGGCGCAGGTGCTCGGTGCCGCGGTAGAGGTGACAGCCTACGCCCTGCCGGGCAGCGCCGAACTGGCTGCCTACTGTGCAGCCGCATTGGGCCGGCAAGCCAATGCCTGCCTGCTGCGCGCGCACGGTGCCGTCTGTATCGGTGAAACTCTTGAGCAAGCATTCCGGGCAGCCACCGTATTGGAAATGACAGCTCAGGTTTATTATATGGCCCGCTCTATCGGTCAGCCGCAGGCGCTCCCCGCCGGCGCCGTGCAGGCCATGCAGGAGTATGTCCGCCAGCATTATGGTCAGGATAAACCATTGTAAGAAAAGGTTTATGTAAGCGCGCTTTTCGCCTTGCATAAACCTTTTTTTATTTTCCCTGCCTGATCTCTAAATTTCCTCAGCTGCCTGCTTGAGATCCTCCAGCAGCGCCGTTGCCTGCCGCCAATCATCCAATTTGCAGCCGCTGGCTAATTTGTGACCTCCGCCGCCATATTTCAGGGCGATGGTATTGACAACCGGTCCGATCGAACGCAGTTCCACGTAAATTTTCTGTTCTTCGGCCCGTTCCACCAGCA
The sequence above is drawn from the Negativicutes bacterium genome and encodes:
- a CDS encoding class II aldolase/adducin family protein; protein product: MVSRTDFCQQIVTAGRRMLQSNLTVETWGNLSLRDPETGFIYITPSAMAYDTIQASDVVVCDASGTLVDGRRKPTMEKELHLAVYRARPEINAILHTHPLYSMVFAVLAEPIPLILEEAAQVLGAAVEVTAYALPGSAELAAYCAAALGRQANACLLRAHGAVCIGETLEQAFRAATVLEMTAQVYYMARSIGQPQALPAGAVQAMQEYVRQHYGQDKPL